In Pyricularia oryzae 70-15 chromosome 2, whole genome shotgun sequence, one genomic interval encodes:
- a CDS encoding CMGC/CDK/CRK7 protein kinase translates to MDQNVTYRRPQNAAMPNEGRTNQQGDARSKDEQRAFSTDTSKAMSSSRRSPSPLSSFAPPRRPDSRPRPPREQQQPHPPLPRDNLGRGRSIERPLEPFESRSQRPEPSNNSTAQGSAEGPRQGPRQNRRSRHRSRDRPRRPSRHRSPPRPPQEPRRGFAPDSIFDRPARSGHLDQPDTAKEKERDLPHRNTAAREPSRLASSPASTSKRQRSPGPPVADQDHSAKRPRRGPSPQADEPYHFDSRAAPDKTGPGREERPQRPFSPGRPRSRSPGYGRDFDRREKRKKKKKKNKNRRDRSRSPNRDRDEFGGPAPSGRKPLPQPGRESGGRRRSRSPLAPDRPRSFSRGGSPHSQPHGAEHPPFSPSQQVPPRGRGHNPSRDFDIPPERRHYDGRATPPPPEASRSRKKGRGREERHSRKSQAPRVSGANSVEVNMSARGSGYRGGYGPGGGYQMQAPYSQGPPTGPRRFSHSSGHATPSSFHGTPPPQSPYGGSQGWGGQQQYQSPSYAHQYPPNGGYTPNGPHNPGNFTPTGPHGQYHQSPSYAPPSGPNSQYSYPQGPARGGHRGGFRGGNAFNQVGRAGYHGNSFKSTSHNGSVHGGSVHGGSVHGGSVHGGSGHASPAATSNNGDSGIQQAHGHPNEQAKDDENPFRPSKDLQVEDNTQSGHGEDNSQPQQDQPQITVPQTERQPPSGPSNPKIKFQFKSSSKVPATIPKPEISSKFNALPPTQPKAQQQQQRQEAINKERNLPQDVPTGPASTRSRHDRGPRPPHDAPRQPSGQQPLPQPRFRMVKKTMRRPIRKEGLPTEMANSDSVYYRKPGNESVVGAGTYGKVFKAINVYTNNLVALKRIRMEGERDGFPVTAVREVKLLQSLRHINIVKLQEVMVEKNDCFMVFEYMSHDLTGLLNHPSFKLEAPQKKDLARQLFDSLDYLHRRGVLHRDIKAANILVSNDGILKLADFGLARFYAKHHQLDYTNRVITIWYRSPELLLGETRYGPAVDIWSAACVMVEILTQYAIFPGEGGEISQLDKIWAVLGTPSRSEWPGLLEMPWFELLRPAFKRPNNFAKLYQHRVTPAAFDLLEAMFRFDPAKRPSAAEILEHPYFTEEEPAPRQAVELATIEGDWHEFESKQLRRKNEAKEKEARRAARAEKEKEAAGAGGSEKKRSHDQTAVASEQSQPDAKRQNVDGRPPAQEKASDAG, encoded by the exons ATGGACCAAAACGTAACATATCGACGCCCTCAAAATGCTGCAATGCCAAACGAAGGCCGCACCAACCAACAAGGTGACGCGCGCAGCAAGGATGAACAAAGAGCTTTCAGCACCGATACAAGCAAAGCTATGAGCTCGTCGCGCAGATCTCCGTCCCCGTTGTCGTCTTTTGCTCCTCCCCGACGCCCCGATTCACGACCACGACCACCTcgcgagcagcagcaacctcACCCACCACTCCCGCGGGATAATCTCGGCAGGGGCCGATCGATTGAACGACCCCTAGAGCCCTTCGAATCTAGAAGTCAGCGTCCCGAGCCATCAAATAATTCAACGGCACAGGGCTCGGCAGAGGGACCGCGTCAGGGACCGCGTCAAAACCGTCGATCGAGGCAtcgaagtcgagaccgacCACGGCGTCCGTCGAGACACCGATCACCACCGCGACCGCCGCAGGAGCCTCGGCGGGGCTTTGCGCCAGATTCAATATTCGATCGTCCTGCCCGTTCGGGGCATCTAGATCAGCCTGACACTgcgaaggaaaaagaaagagatctGCCCCACCGCAACACTGCCGCTCGCGAACCGTCGCGTCTTGCCTCATCCCCTGCTTCAACCTCGAAGCGTCAAAGAAGTCCTGGGCCGCCAGTCGCAGATCAAGATCATTCGGCCAAAAGGCCGCGTCGCGGTCCCAGTCCTCAGGCCGACGAACCCTATCACTTTGACAGTCGTGCAGCACCAGACAAGACAGGACCGGGAAGGGAAGAGCGTCCACAGCGGCCGTTTTCTCCGGGCCGACCGCGGTCGCGATCTCCCGGCTACGGTCGCGATTTTGACCGACGTGAGAAgcgcaaaaagaagaaaaagaagaataagAACCGTCGCGACCGCTCAAGGTCTCCGAATCGAGACAGGGACGAGTTTGgaggtccggctcccagtgGCCGCAAACCTCTGCCCCAGCCTGGGAGAGAATCTGGAGGAAGACGCCGGTCTCGTTCGCCTCTAGCACCCGATCGCCCGCGATCTTTCTCTCGTGGCGGATCACCGCATTCTCAACCTCACGGCGCAGAACATCCACCGTTTTCGCCGTCTCAACAAGTACCACCCAGGGGCCGAGGGCACAACCCCAGTCGTGACTTTGACATACCACCGGAGCGGAGGCATTACGACGGGCGAGCAACGCCCCCACCACCAGAGGCCTCGCGATCACGTAAAAAGGGCAGAGGCCGTGAAGAACGGCACTCCCGCAAGTCGCAAGCTCCTCGAGTGTCTGGTGCCAACAGCGTTGAAGTGAACATGTCGGCCAGGGGGAGCGGCTATCGCGGCGGCTACGGCCCAGGTGGTGGCTATCAGATGCAGGCTCCCTATTCTCAAGGGCCTCCCACAGGACCTAGGCGATTCTCGCACTCATCCGGGCATGCAACACCCAGCAGCTTTCATGGGACACCGCCACCTCAATCCCCGTATGGTGGAAGCCAGGGCTGGGGTGGACAACAACAATATCAATCTCCCAG TTATGCGCATCAATACCCTCCTAACGGAGGTTATACACCCAATGGACCTCATAACCCAGGAAACTTCACTCCAACGGGGCCACACGGCCAATACCACCAATCTCCATCATATGCTCCGCCGTCAGGCCCCAATTCACAATATTCATATCCGCAAGGCCCCGCTCGCGGTGGTCATCGAGGCGGCTTTAGGGGAGGAAACGCCTTCAACCAAGTCGGGCGAGCTGGGTACCATGGTAATAGCTTTAAGAGCACAAGCCACAATGGGAGTGTACATGGTGGTAGTGTACACGGAGGAAGTGTTCACGGAGGCAGTGTTCATGGAGGGAGCGGCCATGCTAGTCCTGCTGCAACCTCAAACAATGGGGACTCAGGAATACAACAAGCCCATGGACATCCTAACGAGCAAGCAAAGGATGATGAAAATCCTTTTAGACCGTCTAAGGATCTTCAGGTCGAGGATAACACCCAATCGGGACATGGTGAAGACAATTCACAACCGCAACAAGACCAGCCACAAATAACAGTGCCTCAAACAGAAAGACAACCCCCAAGTGGGCCGTCGAACCCAAAGATCAAGTTTCAGTTCAAGTCCTCTTCCAAGGTGCCTGCGACAATACCGAAGCCAGAGATCTCTTCCAAGTTCAACGCATTACCGCCGACACAGCCGAAAgctcaacagcagcaacagcgccAAGAAGCTATCAACAAGGAAAGAAACCTTCCCCAGGACGTGCCAACAGGACCGGCGTCTACAAGATCACGTCATGACAGGGGTCCTCGGCCACCGCATGATGCGCCTAGGCAGCCATCAGGCCAACAGCCCCTGCCCCAGCCCCGGTTCAGAATGGTGAAGAAGACAATGCGACGACCGATAAGAAAGGAAGGCCTCCCGACAGAAATGGCGAACTCGGACTCGGTGTATTACCGAAAGCCCGGCAATGAATCAGTTGTTGGTGCCGGAACATACGGCAAAGTCTTCAAGGCCATCAACGTATACACCAACAACTTAGTGGCCCTAAAGAGGATACGAATGGAGGGAGAGCGGGATGGGTTCCCAGTGACAGCTGTCCGCGAGGTAAAGCTTCTGCAATCCCTGAGGCATATCAATATCGTTAAGCTGCAAGAGGTAATGGTGGAGAAGAACGACTGTTTCATGGTCTTTGAGTACATGTCTCATGATCTGACGGGGCTGCTCAACCACCCAAGCTTCAAGCTGGAAGCCCCTCAAAAGAAGGACTTGGCACGGCAATTGTTTGACTCGCTGGATTACCTACACCGGCGAGGAGTCCTACATCGCGACATTAAAGCTGCCAACATCCTAGTGAGCAACGATGGCATTTTGAAGCTGGCTGATTTCGGTCTCGCACGATTCTACGCAAAGCATCACCAACTCGACTACACCAATCGCGTCATCACGATATGGTATCGATCACCAGAGCTCCTTCTCGGGGAAACGCGATACGGCCCTGCGGTTGACATTTGGTCAGCTGCCTGCGTCATGGTGGAGATTTTGACCCAGTATGCCATCTTCCCTGGCGAAGGGGGCGAGATCAGCCAGCTGGATAAGATATGGGCGGTGCTGGGGACGCCAAGCCGATCCGAGTGGCCGGGGCTGCTCGAGATGCCCTGGTTTGAGCTATTGCGGCCGGCCTTCAAGAGGCCCAATAACTTTGCCAAACTGTACCAGCACCGCGTGACACCCGCTGCATTTGACCTGCTCGAAGCTATGTTTCGCTTCGATCCGGCCAAGAGGCCTTCTGCTGCCGAAATCTTGGAACATCCTTATTTCACAGAGGAGGAGCCGGCTCCAAGGCAGGCTGTTGA GCTGGCAACTATCGAAGGCGACTGGCACGAGTTTGAATCTAAACAGTTACGGCGCAAGAACGAagccaaggagaaggaggctcGGCGGGCTGCTCGTGCCGAAAAGGAGAAGGAAGCGGCCGGAGCCGGCGGGTCTGAGAAGAAGAGGTCTCACGACCAGACCGCCGTGGCGTCGGAGCAGAGCCAGCCGGATGCCAAGAGGCAGAATGTGGACGGTAGGCCGCCGGCGCAGGAGAAAGCCAGCGATGCAGGGTAG